GGCCGGGGAGCCGTCCAGCATGCGCACGTCGTTCGGGGGCAGGGTGAACATCAGCTGGAGCAGCTCAGGCGGGAGCAACTCGCCGGAGAACAGCGCGGCGAGCATCCGGTCGAGGTCGCTCGTGGTGGAGATCATGTCGCCCTCGCCGCGGGAGGACGACTGGTCGTAGGTGGTGATGTCCCGCAGGCTGCCGTCGGCCATCCGCAGGTAGCCGTGCACGTGCCGGTCGTGGATGCGCGGGTCGTTGCCGGGCACGACGGTGCGTGCCAGGCCCAGCGGACGCAGGATGCGGGCCGTGACGGCTTCCCCGTACGGGCGGCCGGTCACCTTGTCGATGATCAGTGCGGCCAGTACGTAGTTGATGCCGCGGTACTCCTGCCGGGTGCCCGGGGCGAACTTCAGCGGCCCGTGCGTCGCCGTCGCCACCCACTCCTGCGGCGTCCAGTGGTCGAAGCGGTGGCGGAACACCTCCTCCGCGGTCTCCGGCTCCGGGATGCCGACGTGGTCGGGCAGTCCGCTGGTGTGGTTCAACAGGTGCGCCACGGTGACCGCCGCGAAGCGGGCAGGCAGCAGTCCCGGCAGGACGCGCCGCACCGGCGCGTCCAGGTCGACCCGGTCTTCCGCTACCAGCTGCAGCACCACCGTGGCGACGAAGACCTTGGTGATGCTGCCGATCCGGACCTTGTCATGTGCCGTCACCGGCCGCCGCGTGCTGATGTCGGCCACGCCCGAGGTGCCGCACCAGTGGCCGGCCGTGCCGCCGACGCGCAGCTGGGCCGCGGTCGACGGTGGATGCTCCAGGTCGTCGATCGCCGCCCGCAGGGCACGGGGATCCAGCGGCGGGAGCAGTGCGGACGAGGCGCTGGCGCGGAGCGCGGGCAGCGCCGCGGTGGCGGCCAGCGCGGCCGTCCCTAACAGGGTGGCGCCCGCAAAGGCCCTTCGTGACATGCGTGTTGAGTTCATGCCCCTCACACTGTCAGCGGGCACGCACCCGAGCATCGGGGTTCGTCCCGGAGCGATCCCCGATCACACCCTGACCCGTCCCGCACACGGATGACCTTCCTGACATCAGCACATTCGATACCCGCCCGAGCGGTGTTCCTGATCGGGTTCGCGGCCACCGCTGCACAGTTGTCGGCAACGCACAAGCACCACGACGTTCTCGACACAGGTGGCACCGGCGAGGTTACGCAGAGCGCCGAGTCCCTCGTGTTCGGCATCGGCCGGGTTTCGCCCACCGGGACCTCGGCGGTCGAAGCACACTGAAAGACACCGACCTGGCCCGCGTGTGGTACCGCTGAAGTCGCGTATCCCATGAGGAAGTTGAACGTAGAGCGAACATTTGCGTCAGAGCTGTGACGCGCTGTTCGGACAGACATACGGTGACCCCACCATCTGAGCTCTGAGAGTGGCGGGGGACCACCAGTGGAGTGGCTGAGCATCGAGAACGTCATCGCCATCGGCACATCCGCCCTCGGTCTCCTCGTGCCCATCGCGATGTTCCTGTACGACCGCCGGGTGCCGCGCCGCAAGCTGATCGGCTACCGCGTACAGATGGACAGCCCCATAGGCGACGGGTCGTCCAACCCCCGTCTGGGCGATTTCGACGTACCGAACATGGCCGACGCGTCGCTCGTCCTGCTGCGCATCGAGAACGACGGATCGCAGAGCGTCGCCGACAACGACTACACCTCGTCCGAGGTCCACGGTCTGACCGCCGAGTTCACGGGCCGCACGGTCCAGGCCGTCGCGGTCACCCAGCCGTCCGGCATCGAGCATCTGAACAGTCACTTCACGAGCGCCAACGGGTTCGAACACGTCGGCAGCACGGTGACCATTCCGCGCGTCCCGCTCAATCCGGGCGACCACTTCAAGCTGTTGGTGCTGCTCTCCGGTGGTCCGGCCGAAGGGGAGGTCAAGCTGATCGGCGGCCTCCGGGACGGCCGGGTCCATCGCAACAGCGCTCCGAAGCCGGACGAGAAGCTGCGTACGTTCAGTCTCCCGGCCCGGCTGCTCAGCGGCGCGCTGGCCCTCGCCGTGCTCGCGCTCGCCGGCATCATCGTGCTGCGTGTCGGCAATCCGATCGAGTGCGAGCAGGGCGAGTTGACCCTGACGGGCTCGACCGCCTTCGAGCCCGTCGTCCAGACGCTCGCCAAGCAGTACGAGAACAAGTGCCAGGGCGCCGACATCTCCGTCGAGGCGCGAGGCAGCGAGGACGGCGTGTCCGCACTCGCGGAGCTGGGTGAGCGGTCGCCGAGCGCCGCGCAGTCAGTGATCGCCTTCTCGGACGGGCCGATGGGGGAGCGCTGGGACCTGACGGGGAAGGAGGTCGCGCTGTCCTTCTTCACCCTCGTCGTCCACAAAGGCATCGATCTCGGCCCGCACGGACTGTCGCCCCAGGAGGTGCGGGACATCTATGCGGGCAAGTACCAGCGCTGGGGCCAGGTTGTTCCCGGCCAGGAGGAGATCGCCGACCTGCCGATCGTCCTGGTCAGCCGGGGCGACGAGTCGGGTACGCGGCAGATCTTCCAGGACCGGGTGCTCAAGGGGTGGGAGCAGGCGCCGAGCACGTCACTGGACTGCAGGCCGCCCGAGCGGGCCGGTGACACCGTCACGCGCTGCGAACTCGGCTCGACCAGAGCTGTGCTGAACAAGGTCGAGGAACAGCCCGGCGCCATCGGCTACAGCGAAGTCGGCCTCGCCAAAGACCGGGGCGACAAGGTGACGATGGTTCCCCTGGCCGGCGACTGGCCCGGCGACCGGCAGATCGACCTGGGCGCCGGCCACTACCCGTACAAGGACATCGAGTACGCCTACACCTACGCCCCCCCTCGTGCCGGCTCCCTCGCCGCCAGCTTCCTGGCCTACCTCGACGAGACCACCAGCCAGAACGTGATCCGAGGCAAGGGGCACCTGCCGTGCCTGCGGGAGCCGGAGCAGTGCCGGTGAGGCTCCCGCCCCACCTGCCGGAGCTTGACGTGATTGCGGCATGCCTGATGTGCCCCCTGGGGACAGCGGGTGCCATGTCCCCCCCCAACGGCTGGGCCTGCGGCGAACAGTTGCCCAGGCCCCCGCTTGCCCGCCGGCCCCTCCGGCAAGCTTCTGTCGCGGATGAGCCATACAGGCGGTGACCGACCCAGCCGGGCGTACTGCTACGGATCCCGCCCGCGCTGCCCGGCCGAGCCCGCGGTCTCACCGCGACCCGGCCCACCGGATCATCCGGACCTGTGAACACCAGGGCTCCCCGGTCCTCGCCGACCGCGCCCGCAGTGTCGGAGTTCCCGCCGGGGCAGCACCGCCAAGCGTCCCGCGGCCGCCGCCAGCCGCTGACGCCGGACCGGGACCTGCTCTGCGGGTCTTGTACGTGCTGCACACAGTTCGTCCGACAGCACCACCTGATCACCGACCGGCACGGCACCCCGCTCGCGGTCCCGCTGACCGGAGGCAACCGCAATGGCGTCACTCATCTGTTGCCGCTGCTCGGCCGTACGCGCCGCAAGCCGGACTCGCTGTTCGCCGACCGAGGCTACGACATCTGTGCCAGCCGTTGTAAAAGAGGCGTTCG
The genomic region above belongs to Streptomyces coeruleorubidus and contains:
- a CDS encoding serine hydrolase domain-containing protein; the encoded protein is MNSTRMSRRAFAGATLLGTAALAATAALPALRASASSALLPPLDPRALRAAIDDLEHPPSTAAQLRVGGTAGHWCGTSGVADISTRRPVTAHDKVRIGSITKVFVATVVLQLVAEDRVDLDAPVRRVLPGLLPARFAAVTVAHLLNHTSGLPDHVGIPEPETAEEVFRHRFDHWTPQEWVATATHGPLKFAPGTRQEYRGINYVLAALIIDKVTGRPYGEAVTARILRPLGLARTVVPGNDPRIHDRHVHGYLRMADGSLRDITTYDQSSSRGEGDMISTTSDLDRMLAALFSGELLPPELLQLMFTLPPNDVRMLDGSPARYSTGLQQATVNGVTLWGKTGETYGYKNAAFSTRDQRRRFVLAYHPTTARNGEESQMIARVANLLTRGPSAEDSAP
- a CDS encoding PstS family phosphate ABC transporter substrate-binding protein, whose protein sequence is MEWLSIENVIAIGTSALGLLVPIAMFLYDRRVPRRKLIGYRVQMDSPIGDGSSNPRLGDFDVPNMADASLVLLRIENDGSQSVADNDYTSSEVHGLTAEFTGRTVQAVAVTQPSGIEHLNSHFTSANGFEHVGSTVTIPRVPLNPGDHFKLLVLLSGGPAEGEVKLIGGLRDGRVHRNSAPKPDEKLRTFSLPARLLSGALALAVLALAGIIVLRVGNPIECEQGELTLTGSTAFEPVVQTLAKQYENKCQGADISVEARGSEDGVSALAELGERSPSAAQSVIAFSDGPMGERWDLTGKEVALSFFTLVVHKGIDLGPHGLSPQEVRDIYAGKYQRWGQVVPGQEEIADLPIVLVSRGDESGTRQIFQDRVLKGWEQAPSTSLDCRPPERAGDTVTRCELGSTRAVLNKVEEQPGAIGYSEVGLAKDRGDKVTMVPLAGDWPGDRQIDLGAGHYPYKDIEYAYTYAPPRAGSLAASFLAYLDETTSQNVIRGKGHLPCLREPEQCR